A part of Gemmatimonas groenlandica genomic DNA contains:
- a CDS encoding GntR family transcriptional regulator — protein MLILLDPNSGVPTYRQLVDQIRFQMASGRLVAGSELPSTRALSQELGINPMTVSKAYSLLEAERLVLRRPGLPLEVLALSGPDADAERDEQLRVLLEPAALAARQLGMRPAKAVAVFRQLLSDIVDYEERDQ, from the coding sequence GTGCTCATTCTGCTCGACCCCAACAGCGGGGTACCGACCTACCGACAGCTGGTGGACCAGATCCGCTTTCAGATGGCCAGCGGACGGCTGGTTGCGGGGAGCGAGTTGCCATCCACGCGGGCGCTGTCGCAGGAGCTCGGCATCAACCCGATGACGGTGAGCAAGGCGTATAGCCTGCTCGAGGCCGAACGGCTGGTGCTACGTCGCCCCGGGCTGCCGCTGGAGGTGTTGGCCCTGTCGGGGCCGGATGCGGATGCGGAGCGCGATGAGCAGCTGCGTGTGTTGCTGGAGCCGGCGGCGCTCGCGGCGCGACAGTTGGGGATGCGACCGGCGAAGGCGGTGGCCGTGTTCCGTCAGCTGCTTTCAGACATCGTGGATTACGAGGAGCGAGATCAATGA
- a CDS encoding ATP-binding cassette domain-containing protein: MIDGTDRALSDVLTLDRVTKRFGGTTALDSVSLSIPRGTIVGLVGRNGCGKTTLLHHVTGMVLPSAGAVRTFGVNAGSLGSGELARIGVVHQHARFLEWMSVYQLVRYVATFYVRWDAALEKELIERLAIGLDTRVGALSPGNVQRLSLLLALCHHPELLLLDEPLSDLDPTARQEVLAVLLERFDADGPTIVISSHLLQDIEPVVSRIVCLDRGRVTADAELDELKETYEEWIVTPVSVALDASWSAPWVVSSERTGSAMRWVVRGMRGRAAAIGAELGAEIVVRPLNLDRLFPVLTQLPSAPTSASELAAAGR, encoded by the coding sequence ATGATTGACGGCACAGACCGCGCATTGTCCGACGTGCTCACACTGGACCGGGTGACGAAGCGCTTTGGCGGCACGACGGCGCTGGACAGTGTATCGCTATCGATTCCGCGCGGCACGATCGTGGGGTTGGTTGGACGAAACGGATGCGGCAAGACGACGCTGCTGCATCATGTCACGGGCATGGTGCTGCCGTCGGCGGGGGCGGTGCGCACGTTCGGCGTCAATGCCGGCTCGTTGGGCAGCGGCGAACTGGCGCGGATTGGCGTGGTGCATCAGCACGCACGGTTTCTGGAGTGGATGAGCGTCTATCAGCTGGTGCGCTACGTGGCGACGTTCTACGTGCGCTGGGATGCGGCGCTCGAGAAGGAGCTGATCGAACGATTGGCTATCGGGCTGGACACGCGGGTTGGGGCACTTTCACCGGGCAACGTGCAGCGGTTGTCGCTGCTGCTGGCGCTGTGTCATCACCCTGAGTTGCTGTTGCTGGATGAGCCACTCAGCGATCTCGATCCCACGGCGCGTCAGGAGGTGCTGGCGGTGTTGTTGGAGCGCTTCGATGCCGACGGGCCCACCATCGTGATTTCGTCGCATCTATTGCAGGACATCGAACCGGTGGTAAGTCGCATTGTGTGCCTGGATCGCGGGCGCGTGACGGCGGATGCCGAGCTGGATGAACTGAAAGAGACCTATGAAGAGTGGATCGTGACACCGGTGTCGGTCGCGCTGGACGCCTCGTGGAGTGCGCCGTGGGTGGTAAGCAGCGAGCGCACGGGCAGCGCGATGCGCTGGGTGGTTCGGGGCATGCGGGGGCGGGCGGCGGCGATCGGCGCCGAGTTGGGGGCGGAGATCGTGGTACGTCCGCTCAACCTCGATCGCTTGTTTCCGGTACTCACGCAACTTCCGTCGGCGCCGACGAGTGCGTCGGAACTCGCGGCGGCGGGTCGGTGA